A window from Cryptomeria japonica chromosome 1, Sugi_1.0, whole genome shotgun sequence encodes these proteins:
- the LOC131073503 gene encoding auxin response factor 10 has product MKKKEREKGNPNPPNPANPSHPNPPSPSLSMAAKMEQRMGRMEGGVDAQLWHACAGGMVNMPAPGSKVYYFPQGHAEHAASVVEFPRGLRVAPLVLCNVVSVSYLADGDTDEVYARIRLQPTQETTCNENLEAPSGVSNDTKAPSFAKTLTQSDANNGGGFSVPRYCAETIFPPLEYSNDPPVQTVYARDVHGELWKFRHIYRGTPRRHLLTTGWSTFVNHKKLVAGDSIVFLRNPAGGELCVGVRRSSRSSSASNSAADWHWQSSATRSIRWSGGGAENLSDFLSRAPPNSAGGTGFARNRGRVGAKSVVEAATLAASGQAFEVVYYPRASTPEFCVKAQAVTAALRTQWVPGMRFKMAFETEDSSRISWFMGTVSSVQYADPLLWPNSPWRLLQVAWDEPDLLQNVKRVSPWLVEVVSNMPTIQMTPFMLPKKKLRVTQPPEFHVEGQGGIMGLQMATLTNNVLGQINSWHSLSNNVPAGMQGARHDSIYGIGFSDIRQNKLQSRLFLDNLHHHDPGATAPVSTDLNIGNFSLEQSKVRNGLSCSLTMGNSSQSEQKGSNYTGSAAPKTTSFLLFGKPIHTVQSPKSQKQQQDGINSPDGLGFPSFKDTGSPGLTSNSSSDGNQEIDRFQGPVNERTDGLKMFNNSSIRPQHGESCGDVSTNLIGTLQSFKDQSAFLSLKKNMGGKLSEDTIVQCKVFSETEEVGRTLDLTLFSTYEQLYDSLAKMFGIEEFKLSNRVLYKDIGNTLRHAGEEPYGDFVKTVRRITIASDSGRDMMSR; this is encoded by the exons atgaagaagaaagaaagggaaaaggGAAATCCCAATCCTCCAAATCCTGCAAATCCTTCACATCCAAATCCTCCAAGTCCGAGCCTTTCAATGGCGGCGAAGATGGAGCAGAGAATGGGGAGAATGGAGGGCGGAGTAGACGCTCAGCTCTGGCACGCCTGTGCGGGCGGCATGGTGAATATGCCGGCTCCGGGGAGTAAAGTTTACTATTTTCCACAGGGCCACGCTGAGCACGCTGCTTCGGTTGTGGAGTTTCCTCGGGGGCTTCGCGTAGCGCCTCTGGTGCTCTGCAACGTGGTCTCTGTGAGCTACCTCGCGGACGGAGACACCGATGAAGTTTATGCCCGCATTCGGCTTCAGCCCACACAGGAGACAACGTGCAACGAGAATCTTGAGGCTCCGAGTGGGGTGAGCAACGATACTAAGGCACCGTCGTTCGCAAAGACTCTGACACAGAGCGATGCTAATAATGGTGGTGGGTTCTCGGTTCCGCGCTACTGCGCAGAAACGATTTTTCCGCCGCTGGAATACTCGAATGATCCTCCTGTTCAGACGGTTTATGCCCGTGATGTGCACGGCGAGCTCTGGAAGTTCCGGCATATCTACCGTGGGACACCCCGGCGGCACTTGCTGACTACCGGCTGGAGTACTTTCGTTAACCACAAGAAGCTCGTCGCCGGGGACTCCATCGTGTTCTTGCGGAACCCCGCTGGTGGTGAGCTCTGCGTTGGTGTCCGCCGCTCGTCGCGCAGTAGCAGTGCTTCTAATTCGGCCGCCGATTGGCATTGGCAGTCGTCTGCGACTCGGTCTATTAGGTGGAGCGGCGGGGGGGCGGAGAATTTGTCTGATTTTCTTTCGAGAGCTCCGCCTAATTCTGCCGGGGGGACTGGTTTTGCTAGAAACAGGGGCAGAGTTGGGGCTAAATCTGTGGTGGAGGCCGCCACTCTGGCGGCCTCAGGACAGGCTTTTGAGGTGGTTTATTACCCAAGGGCTAGTACGCCAGAGTTTTGTGTGAAGGCGCAGGCTGTTACAGCTGCCCTGAGGACGCAGTGGGTTCCAGGGATGCGTTTCAAGATGGCTTTCGAGACTGAGGATTCTTCGAGAATCAGTTGGTTCATGGGCACTGTGTCTTCGGTTCAGTATGCAGACCCCCTGCTTTGGCCTAATTCGCCATGGCGCCTTCTTCAG GTGGCATGGGATGAACCAGATTTGTTACAAAATGTGAAACGAGTTAGTCCTTGGTTGGTGGAAGTTGTTTCCAACATGCCTACCATCCAAATGACACCTTTTATGCTTCCTAAAAAGAAACTCCGAGTGACACAGCCTCCCGAGTTTCATGTTGAGGGCCAAGGAGGAATCATGGGACTCCAAATGGCCACTCTTACCAATAATGTGCTAGGGCAAATAAACTCATGGCACAGTCTTTCAAACAATGTACCTGCAGGCATGCAGGGAGCCAGGCATGACAGTATTTATGGGATTGGTTTCTCAGACATACGTCAAAACAAACTCCAATCCAGGTTATTTTTAGATAACCTGCACCACCATGATCCAGGGGCTACGGCTCCTGTTTCCACAGATCTCAATATAGGGAACTTTTCTCTTGAACAATCAAAGGTGCGGAATGGCCTCTCTTGTTCACTGACCATGGGGAATTCATCACAAAGTGAGCAAAAAGGTAGTAATTATACTGGTAGCGCAGCCCCTAAGACCACATCCTTTCTGTTGTTTGGGAAGCCTATTCATACGGTACAGTCACCAAAATCCCAAAAGCAGCAGCAAGATGGAATAAACTCTCCAGATGGGCTAGGCTTTCCGAGCTTCAAAGACACTGGTTCACCTGGGCTTACAAGCAACAGCTCAAGTGACGGGAATCAAGAAATAGATAGGTTTCAAGGACCAGTCAATGAAAGGACAGATGGATTGAAAATGTTTAACAATTCTAGCATAAGACCTCAGCACGGTGAAAGCTGCGGTGATGTTAGCACCAACCTTATTGGAACTTTACAGAGTTTTAAAGATCAATCAGCTTTCTTAAGCTTGAAGAAGAATATGGGAGGAAAGCTATCGGAGGATACAATTGTCCAATGTAAAGTCTTTAGTGAGACTGAAGAAGTAGGCCGTACGCTTGATCTAACACTCTTCAGTACATATGAACAACTTTATGACAGTTTGGCAAAAATGTTTGGTATTGAAGAATTTAAGCTTTCAAATCGCGTTCTCTACAAGGACATTGGCAACACTCTGAGGCATGCTGGGGAAGAGCCTTATGG AGATTTTGTGAAAACAGTGAGGAGGATTACAATTGCTTCTGATTCAGGCAGGGACATGATGTCACGATAA